A window of the Pongo abelii isolate AG06213 chromosome 10, NHGRI_mPonAbe1-v2.0_pri, whole genome shotgun sequence genome harbors these coding sequences:
- the GPR84 gene encoding G-protein coupled receptor 84, translating to MWNSSDANFSCYHESVLGYRYVAVSWGVVVAVTGTVGNVLTLLALAIQPKLRTRFNLLIANLTLADLLYCTLLQPFSVDTYLHLHWRTGATFCRVFGLLLFASNSVSILTLCLIALGRYLLIAHPKLFPQIFSAKGIVLALVSTWVVGVASFAPLWPIYILVPVVCTCSFDRIRGRPYTTILMGIYFVLGLSSVGIFYCLIHRQVKRAAQALDQYKLRQASIHSNHVAGTDEAMPGHFQELDSRLASGGPSEGISSEPVSAATTQTLEGDSSEVEDQINSKRAKQVAEKSPPEASAKAQPMKGARRAPDSSSEFGKVTRMCFAVFLCFALSYIPFLLLNILDARVQAPRVVHMLAANLTWLNGCINPVLYAAMNRQFRQAYGSVLKRGPRSFRRLH from the coding sequence ATGTGGAACAGCTCTGATGCCAACTTCTCCTGCTACCATGAGTCTGTGCTGGGCTATCGTTATGTTGCAGTTAGCtggggggtggtggtggctgtGACAGGCACCGTGGGCAATGTGCTCACCCTACTGGCCTTGGCCATCCAGCCCAAGCTCCGTACCCGATTCAACCTGCTCATAGCCAACCTCACACTGGCTGATCTCCTCTACTGCACGCTCCTTCAGCCCTTCTCTGTGGACACCTATCTCCACCTGCACTGGCGCACCGGTGCCACCTTCTGCAGGGTATTTGGGCTCCTCCTTTTTGCCTCCAATTCTGTCTCCATCCTGACCCTGTGCCTCATTGCACTGGGGCGCTACCTCCTCATTGCCCACCCTAAGCTTTTTCCCCAAATTTTCAGTGCCAAGGGGATAGTGCTGGCACTGGTGAGCACCTGGGTTGTGGGCGTGGCCAGCTTTGCTCCCCTCTGGCCTATTTATATCCTGGTACCTGTAGTCTGCACCTGCAGCTTTGACCGTATCCGAGGCCGGCCTTACACCACCATCCTCATGGGCATCTACTTTGTGCTTGGGCTCAGCAGTGTTGGCATCTTCTATTGCCTCATCCACCGCCAGGTCAAACGAGCAGCACAGGCACTGGACCAATACAAGTTGCGACAGGCAAGCATCCACTCCAACCATGTGGCCGGGACTGATGAGGCCATGCCTGGTCATTTCCAGGAGCTGGACAGCAGGTTAGCATCAGGAGGACCCAGTGAGGGGATTTCATCTGAGCCAGTCAGTGCTGCCACCACCCAGACCCTGGAAGGGGACTCATCAGAAGTGGAAGACCAGATCAACAGCAAGAGAGCTAAGCAGGTGGCAGAGAAAAGCCCTCCAGAAGCATCTGCCAAAGCCCAGCCAATGAAAGGAGCCAGAAGAGCTCCGGATTCTTCATCGGAATTTGGGAAGGTGACTCGAATGTGTTTTGCTGTGTTCCTCTGCTTTGCCCTGAGCTACATCCCCTTCTTGCTGCTCAACATTCTGGATGCCAGAGTCCAGGCTCCCCGGGTGGTCCACATGCTTGCTGCCAACCTCACCTGGCTCAACGGTTGCATCAACCCTGTGCTCTATGCAGCCATGAACCGCCAATTCCGCCAAGCATATGGCTCCGTTTTAAAAAGAGGGCCTCGGAGTTTCCGTAGGCTCCATTAG